A single region of the Anguilla rostrata isolate EN2019 chromosome 11, ASM1855537v3, whole genome shotgun sequence genome encodes:
- the tomm6 gene encoding mitochondrial import receptor subunit TOM6 homolog → MAGVGKKSAAGPSGVMDWISTACRFATDRNDFRRNLLVNLGLFAAGVWVARNLSDFDLMSPQAVA, encoded by the exons ATGGCTGGAGTGGGTAAGAAATCAGCAGCGGGACCCTCTGGTGTCATGGACTGGATCTCCACGGCGTGTCGCTTTGCCACGGATAGGAATGATTTCAGAAG GAACCTGTTGGTGAATTTGGGTCTGTTTGCAGCAGGTGTTTGGGTGGCGAGGAATTTATCTGACTTTGATTTGATGTCTCCGCAAGCAGTCGCCTAA
- the c11h1orf74 gene encoding UPF0739 protein C1orf74 homolog isoform X2 has product MSVMGLPECFVVAARQFLTSGKKKFLSVPSCLSLAVQVLAVDSGLKPAMVYDTNSAGPDQVQRYLDKLRALGHVKNAVRIVTIDDNILIINLDLIIMHLEELLLKKNVAVIDVSKSRDQPALATMESSGIEESMQGILHSMRTLERDSLVVPAVGEQLCAGWNLCSVYGILLGFPATYWFDQKRSFENCLSMVPLVVTTARASWDAVAGGYKQVFSSFSIPQLLIKETQPLLDSWTEKLQERFSQQSTFSALTVSTETVRLPSLSL; this is encoded by the coding sequence ATGTCAGTGATGGGACTCCCAGAGTGCTTTGTTGTTGCTGCGAGACAGTTCTTGACATCAGGAAAGAAGAAATTCTTGTCGGTGCCTTCATGCTTGAGCCTTGCTGTCCAGGTCTTAGCTGTAGATTCAGGTCTGAAGCCTGCAATGGTGTATGACACAAACTCAGCAGGACCAGATCAGGTCCAGCGGTACCTTGACAAGCTGCGAGCATTGGGCCATGTGAAAAATGCAGTACGCATAGTCACAATCGACGATAATATCCTTATTATAAATTTAGATCTGATTATCATGCACTTGGAAGAGCTTCTCCTGAAAAAGAATGTTGCTGTAATTGACGTGTCCAAGTCTAGGGACCAGCCTGCACTGGCTACAATGGAATCCAGTGGCATTGAGGAGTCGATGCAGGGAATTCTGCATAGTATGAGAAcattggagagggacagcctagTGGTCCCTGCAGTAGGAGAGCAGTTGTGTGCTGGATGGAACTTATGCTCTGTGTATGGGATCCTCCTGGGCTTCCCAGCCACCTATTGGTTTGACCAGAAGAGGAGCTTTGAGAACTGCCTGAGCATGGTGCCGCTGGTGGTCACCACGGCAAGGGCTTCCTGGGATGCCGTTGCCGGGGGCTACAAGCAGGTTTTCTCCTCCTTCAGCATCCCACAACTGCTAATAAAAGAGACTCAGCCCTTATTGGACTCATGGACAGAAAAACTGCAAGAGCGATTCAGTCAACAGTCCACCTTCTCTGCACTTACCGTTTCCACAGAGACGGTCCGATtgccctctctttccctctga
- the c11h1orf74 gene encoding UPF0739 protein C1orf74 homolog isoform X1 yields the protein MLFSYSKRSNHYAVLWVVVRCVLMSVMGLPECFVVAARQFLTSGKKKFLSVPSCLSLAVQVLAVDSGLKPAMVYDTNSAGPDQVQRYLDKLRALGHVKNAVRIVTIDDNILIINLDLIIMHLEELLLKKNVAVIDVSKSRDQPALATMESSGIEESMQGILHSMRTLERDSLVVPAVGEQLCAGWNLCSVYGILLGFPATYWFDQKRSFENCLSMVPLVVTTARASWDAVAGGYKQVFSSFSIPQLLIKETQPLLDSWTEKLQERFSQQSTFSALTVSTETVRLPSLSL from the exons ATGCTTTTTTCCTATTCAAAAAGAAGTAATCATT ATGCAGTGCTTTGGGTCGTGGTCAGGTGTGTGCTGATGTCAGTGATGGGACTCCCAGAGTGCTTTGTTGTTGCTGCGAGACAGTTCTTGACATCAGGAAAGAAGAAATTCTTGTCGGTGCCTTCATGCTTGAGCCTTGCTGTCCAGGTCTTAGCTGTAGATTCAGGTCTGAAGCCTGCAATGGTGTATGACACAAACTCAGCAGGACCAGATCAGGTCCAGCGGTACCTTGACAAGCTGCGAGCATTGGGCCATGTGAAAAATGCAGTACGCATAGTCACAATCGACGATAATATCCTTATTATAAATTTAGATCTGATTATCATGCACTTGGAAGAGCTTCTCCTGAAAAAGAATGTTGCTGTAATTGACGTGTCCAAGTCTAGGGACCAGCCTGCACTGGCTACAATGGAATCCAGTGGCATTGAGGAGTCGATGCAGGGAATTCTGCATAGTATGAGAAcattggagagggacagcctagTGGTCCCTGCAGTAGGAGAGCAGTTGTGTGCTGGATGGAACTTATGCTCTGTGTATGGGATCCTCCTGGGCTTCCCAGCCACCTATTGGTTTGACCAGAAGAGGAGCTTTGAGAACTGCCTGAGCATGGTGCCGCTGGTGGTCACCACGGCAAGGGCTTCCTGGGATGCCGTTGCCGGGGGCTACAAGCAGGTTTTCTCCTCCTTCAGCATCCCACAACTGCTAATAAAAGAGACTCAGCCCTTATTGGACTCATGGACAGAAAAACTGCAAGAGCGATTCAGTCAACAGTCCACCTTCTCTGCACTTACCGTTTCCACAGAGACGGTCCGATtgccctctctttccctctga
- the LOC135234733 gene encoding bcl-2 homologous antagonist/killer-like — MATGGGDDPWKPDQNENNGDSLPPDTEEHVVQETEEVFCSYVFYRYNQAMQEGEDELPSDPEIMALQPDKNSQMCRVGQQLAIIGDDINRRYDLSFMQMLSQLPLTPENAYNYFCDIAKSLFDTGINWGRVISLLSFGYRMALHVFKNGMTGFLSRIARFIGDFLLRNSIAQWIAQQGGWVAALELDNVYVKYMLVLLAALLLGQFVVRRFFSS; from the exons ATGGCCACCGGGGGCGGAGATGACCCCTGGAAGCCTGACCAGAATGAGAACAATGGAGACTCGTTGCCCCCGGATACCG AAGAGCACGTGGTGCAGGAAACCGAGGAAGTGTTCTGCAGCTACGTCTTTTACCGCTACAACCAGGCAATGCAGGAGGGAGAGGACGAGCTTCCCTCTGACCCCGAGATCATGGCTCTTCAGCCCGACAAGAACAG TCAGATGTGTCGCGTTGGCCAGCAGTTGGCGATTATTGGAGATGACATCAACAGGCGCTATGACCTCAGCTTCATGCAGATGCTGTCCCAGCTACCGCTGACCCCAGAAAATGCTTACAACTATTTCTGCGACATCGCGAAGAG CCTGTTTGACACGGGCATTAACTGGGGGCGAGTGATCTCCCTGCTGAGTTTCGGGTACCGCATGGCGCTGCACGTGTTCAAGAACGGCATGACCGGCTTCCTGTCCCGCATTGCACGGTTTATTGGAGACTTCCTGCTGAGGAACAGCATTGCACAGTGGATCGCACAGCAAGGGGGCTGG GTTGCAGCTCTGGAGCTGGATAATGTCTATGTGAAGTACATGCTGGTACTGCTTGCAGCGCTGCTCCTGGGCCAGTTTGTCGTCAGGCGGTTCTTTAGCTCTTGA